One Odontesthes bonariensis isolate fOdoBon6 chromosome 17, fOdoBon6.hap1, whole genome shotgun sequence genomic window carries:
- the hectd1 gene encoding E3 ubiquitin-protein ligase HECTD1 isoform X1 translates to MADVDPDTLLEWLQMGQGDERDMQLIALEQLCMLLLMSDNVDRCFETCPPRTFLPALCKIFLDESAPDNVLEVTARAITYYLDVSAECTRRIVGVDGAIKALCNRLVVVELNNRTSRDLAEQCVKVLELICTRESGAVFEAGGLNCVLSFIRDSGHLVHKDTLHSAMAVVSRLCSKMEPQDSSLETCVESLSSLLKHEDHQVSDGALRCFASLADRFTRRGVDPAPLAKHGLTEELLSRMAAAGGPVSGSSCKPGRPSTGATPSATDSKLSNQVSTIVSLLSTLCRGSPLVTHDLLRSALPDSMESALGGDERCVLDTMRLVDLLLVLLFEGRKALPKSTAGSAGRIPGLRRLDSSGERSHRQLIDCIRSKDTDALIDAIDTGAFEVNFMDDVGQTLLNWASAFGTQEMVEFLCERGADVNRGQRSSSLHYAACFGRPQVAKTLLRHGANPDLRDEDGKTPLDKARERGHSEVVAILQSPGDWMCPVNKGDDKRKKDASKEEEEGSEPRGDPEMAPFYLKRLLPVFAQTFQQTMLPSIRKASLALIRKMVHYSSEMLLREVCDSETGHNLPTVLVEITATVLDQEDDDDGHLLALQIIRDLVDKGGDVFLDQLARLGVINKVSTLAGPASDDENEDETKPEKEEEVQEDAKEIQQGKPYHWRDWSIIRGRDCLYIWSDAAALELSNGSNGWFRFILDGKLATMYSSGSPEGGSDSSESRSEFLEKLQRARSQVKPVTTSQPILSIVGPTKLTVGNWSLTCLKDGEIAIHNSDGQQATILKEDLPGFVFESNRGTKHSFTAETSLGSEFVTGWTGKRGRKLKSKLEKTKQKVKSMARELYDDHFKAVESMPRGVVVTLRNISTQLESAWELHINRQSLEGESTWRDLMKTALENLIVVLKDENTISPYEMCSSGLVQALFTVLSNSVDVDMKQDCKPLMERINVFKTAFSENEDNESQPAVALIRKLIAVLESIERLPLHLYDSPGSSYNLQILTRRLRFRLERAPGETALIDRTGRMLKMEPLATVESLEQYLLKMVAKQWYDFERSSFVFVRKLREGQIFAFRHQHDFDENGIIYWVGTNAKTAYEWVNPAAYGLVVVTSSEGRNLPYGRLEDILSRDSSALNCHTNDDKNAWFAVDLGLWVIPSAYTLRHARGYGRSALRNWVFQVSKDGQNWSTLYTHIDDGSLNEPGSTATWPLDPSKEEKQGWRHIRIKQMGKNASGQTHYLSLSGLELYGTVTAVCEDQLGKAVKEAEANLRRQRRLFRSQVMKYIVPGARVVRGIDWKWRDQDGNPAGEGTVTGEAHNGWIDVTWDAGGSNSYRMGAEGKFDLKLAPGYDPESAATAPSPKPVSSTVSGPASSTVGPSVTPVALGGTTTTTSSSSSSTSSSSQQPSWSSLVKNNCPDKGGASSSSRKGSSSSVCSVASSSDISLSSAAGLPGIGGLQPERKAEGLLLDQGVGVGGVTGGVVGSDGHQQEPIVVLSSAAEGGSGSASSSGTLTADTSATGDEHHSPAATAATDPAAAISMGLVSVSSPDVSSVSESSSKDTHAQRPLCSAANTRLSVSSLLAAGAPMSSSASVPNLSSREASLMESFVRRAPNMSRTNATNNMNLSRSSSDNNTNTLGRNVMSTATSPLMGAQSFPNLTTTGTTSTVTMSTSIVTSGNNVATATTGLSVGQLLSNTLTTSLTSTSSESDTGQEAEFSLYDFLDSCRANTLLAELDDEEDLPEPDDDDDENEDDNQEDQEYEEVLEEEEYETKGGRRRTWDDDFVLKRQFSALVPAFDPRPGRTNVQQTTDLEIPPPGTPRSEVREEVECAPSPHLVLTLKVAGLGTTREVELPLSNYKLTIFYYVQRLLQLSCSGSVKTDKLRRIWEPTYTIMYRELKDSDKEKESGKMEFFEQGVGVGGRSGGLSPTSLSASQNSEILGWAREAAQAKAGCSQNACGVEDVLQLLRILYIIGRDSASSSRTLQEDVEELQFNAAPEEFTSKKITTKILQQIEEPLALASGALPDWCEQLTSKCPFLIPFETRQLYFTCTAFGASRAIVWLQNRREATVERSRPSTTVRRDDPGEFRVGRLKHERVKVPRGDSMMEWAESVMQIHADRKSVLEVEFQGEEGTGLGPTLEFYALVAAEFQRTSLGVWLCDDDFPDDESRQVDLGGGLKPPGFYVQRSCGLFSAPFPQDSEELDGITKLFHFLGVFLAKCIQDNRLVDLPISQSFFKLLCMGDIKSNMSKLLYQSRGSPQGHMPERPQSQPFLLLSELQSEASTEESQETYSVGSFDEDSKSEFIMDPPKPKPPAWYHGILTWDDFQLVNPHRARFLKEVKELAVKRRQILANKSLSEDEKNTRLQDLMLRNPLGSGPPLSIEDLGLNFQFCPSSKVHGFSAVDLKPNGDDEMVTMENAEEYVELMFDFCMHTGIQKQMEAFKEGFNRVFPMEKLSSFSHKEVQMILCGNQSPSWTADDIINYTEPKLGYTRDSPGFLRFVRVLCGMSSDERKAFLQFTTGCSTLPPGGLANLHPRLTIVRKVDATDSSYPSVNTCVHYLKLPEYSSEDIMRERLLAATMEKGFHLN, encoded by the exons ATGGCAGATGTGGACCCAGACACCTTACTGGAGTGGCTGCAGATGGGCCAGGGCGATGAGCGCGACATGCAGCTCATCGCTCTGGAGCAGCTCTGCATGCTTCTGCTCATGTCGGACAACGTTGACCGCTGTTTCGAGAC ATGTCCTCCTCGGACGTTTCTACCAGCACTCTGTAAGATCTTCCTGGATGAGAGCGCTCCAGATAATGTGCTGGAGGTTACGGCTCGAGCAATCACCTACTACCTGGATGTGTCGGCAGAGTGCACCCGGAGGATTGTGGGGGTGGATGGGGCCATCAAGGCACTTTGCAATCGGTTGGTGGTGGTGGAGCTGAACAACAGGACGAGCAGAGACCTGGCTGAGCAATGTGTTAAG GTGCTGGAACTGATCTGTACCAGAGAATCTGGTGCCGTCTTTGAGGCTGGCGGTCTGAActgtgtgctgagtttcattaGAGACAGTGGCCACCTGGTCCACAAAGACACCCTTCATTCTGCCATGGCTGTAGTGTCCCGCCTTTGCAGCAAGATGGAACCACAAGACTCGTCTCTCGAGACCTGCGTTGAGTCTTTGTCCAGCCTCCTTAAACATGAAGACCATCAG GTATCAGATGGTGCTCTACGCTGCTTTGCCTCATTGGCTGATCGATTCACTCGTCGAGGTGTGGACCCGGCCCCTTTAGCTAAACATGGCCTGACGGAGGAACTACTGTCCCGCATGGCAGCTGCTGGTGGCCCAGTGTCCGGCTCCTCCTGTAAGCCAGGGCGGCCTTCCACCGGCGCCACCCCCTCTGCCACCGATTCCAAACTGAGCAACCAGGTGTCGACCATCGTCAGCCTCTTGTCCACGCTGTGCAGGGGGTCGCCACTGGTCACACAT GACTTGTTGCGCTCGGCACTGCCTGACTCAATGGAGTCTGCGTTGGGAGGAGATGAGCGCTGTGTGCTGGACACCATGCGACTGGTCGATCTTCTGCTGGTACTTTTGTTTGAGGGACGAAAGGCGCTGCCAAAGTCCACTGCAGGATCAGCTGGCCGGATTCCAGGGCTGCGACGTCTGGACAGCTCAGGAGAGAGGTCCCACCGACAGCTCATCGACTGTATCCGCAGCAAGGACACCGATGCTCTGATAGACGCCATCGACACTGGAG CTTTTGAGGTGAACTTTATGGATGACGTTGGACAGACGCTGCTCAACTGGGCCTCGGCTTTCGGCACACAggaaatg gtGGAGTTTTTATGTGAGAGGGGGGCAGATGTaaacagaggtcagaggtcatccTCACTACACTATGCTGCCTGTTTCGGACGCCCACAAGTAGCcaag ACTCTGCTGCGGCATGGAGCCAACCCAGACCTGAGAGATGAGGATGGAAAGACTCCTCTGGACAAAGCCAGAGAGAGAGGACACAGTGAGGTGGTGGCCATACTGCAGTCACCTG GAGATTGGATGTGTCCAGTGAACAAGGGAGATGATAAGAGGAAGAAAGATGCCagcaaggaggaggaagagggcaGCGAGCCCAGAGGAGACCCAGAAATGGCTCCCTTCTACCTGAAGAGACTTCTTCCTGTTTTTGCACAAACCTTTCAGCAAACCATGCTGCCTTCTATAAG GAAAGCCAGTCTTGCTTTAATCAGAAAGATGGTTCACTACAGCAGTGAAATGCTGCTGAGGGAGGTGTGTGACAGCGAGACGGGACATAACCTGCCAACAGTACTGGTGGAGATCACTGCCACTGTCCTTGATCAGGAG GACGATGATGATGGTCACCTGCTGGCTCTGCAGATCATCAGAGATCTGGTGGATAAAGGCGGAGACGTTTTCCTTGACCAGCTGGCCCGACTGGGGGTAATCAATAAGGTGTCAACTCTGGCTGGACCGGCGTCTGATGACGAGAATGAGGACGAAACTAAACCTGAAAAG gaggaggaggtgcaGGAAGATGCTAAGGAAATCCAGCAGGGGAAGCCGTACCACTGGAGGGACTGGTCCATCATCAGAGGCAGGGACTGTCTTTACATCTGGTCAGACGCTGCTGCCCTCGAGCTCTCCAATGGCTCCAATGGCTGGTTCAGGTTCATCCTGGATGGGAAGCTTGCAACCATGTACTCCAGTGGAAGTCCAGAAGGGGGTTCAGACAGTTCAG AGTCTCGCAGTGAGTTCCTGGAAAAGCTGCAGCGAGCGAGGAGTCAGGTGAAGCCAGTAACAACCAGCCAGCCCATTCTCTCCATTGTCGGCCCCACTAAGCTTACAGTCGGGAACTGGTCTCTGACTTGCCTGAAAGATGGAGAGATTGCCATCCATAACTCAGATGGGCAGCAGGCCACCATCCTGAAGGAGGACCTGCCGGGCTTTGTCTTCGAGTCAAACAGAGGAACCAAACACTCGTTCACCGCAGAGACGTCCCTGG GCTCGGAGTTCGTGACGGGCTGGACAGGAAAACGAGGCAGAAAGCTGAAGTCCAAACTGGAGAAAACAAAGCAGAAGGTGAAGAGCATGGCGAGGGAGCTGTATGATGACCACTTCAAAGCTGTGGAGAGCATGCCCAGAGGAGTGGTGGTCACCCTGAGGAACATCTCAACCCAGCTGGAGTCTGCCTGGGAGCTGCACATTAACAGACAG AGTCTCGAGGGCGAGAGCACTTGGAGGGACCTGATGAAAACGGCTCTGGAGAACCTGATTGTTGTTTTGAAGGATGAAAACACAATTTCTCCCTACGAAATGTGCAGCAGTGGCCTCGTCCAGGCTCTGTTCACTGTCCTCAGCAAC AGTGTGGATGTGGATATGAAGCAAGATTGTaagcctttaatggaaaggatCAATGTCTTCAAGACGGCTTTCAGTGAGAACGAAGATAATGAAAG CCAACCAGCTGTTGCCTTAATCCGAAAACTGATAGCAGTCCTGGAGTCAATAGAGCGTCTACCTCTGCACTTGTACGACAGTCCAGGATCCTCTTACAACCTGCAA ATCTTGACGAGGAGGTTGCGATTCCGTCTGGAGCGAGCGCCAGGAGAGACGGCTCTGATTGACCGGACAGGTCGCATGTTGAAGATGGAGCCGCTTGCCACTGTGGAGTCTCTGGAGCAGTACTTGCTAAAAATG GTTGCAAAGCAGTGGTACGACTTTGAGCGTTCATCCTTTGTTTTCGTGAGGAAACTCCGAGAAGGACAGATATTCGCTTTTAGACACCAACACGACTTTGATGAGAATGGTATCATCTACTGGGTTGGAACCAATGCCAA AACGGCGTACGAGTGGGTTAATCCCGCAGCTTACGGCCTGGTGGTGGTGACATCTTCAGAGGGGCGTAACCTCCCTTACGGGCGGTTGGAGGACATCCTGAGTCGGGATAGCTCCGCCCTCAACTGCCACACCAATGATGACAAGAATGCATGGTTCGCTGTTGACCTCGGCCTATGGGTCATTCCTTCAGCATACACTCTGAGGCATGCCAG gGGCTATGGCCGCTCTGCATTGAGAAACTGGGTTTTTCAGGTGTCCAAGGATGGGCAGAACTGGTCCACTCTTTACACCCACATAGATGATGGCAGCCTCAACGAACCAGG GTCGACAGCCACGTGGCCTCTGGACCCATCGAAAGAGGAGAAGCAGGGCTGGAGACACATCAGAATAAAGCAGATGGGGAAGAATGCCAGCGGTCAGACACACTACCTGTCTCTGTCTGGACTTGAGCTGTATGGCACCGTCACTGCTGTTTGCGAGGACCAGCTCG GAAAAGCTGTGAAAGAGGCGGAGGCAAACCTTCGTCGCCAGCGTCGTCTGTTTCGCTCCCAGGTAATGAAGTACATAGTCCCGGGGGCACGGGTTGTCCGTGGTATCGACTGGAAGTGGCGAGACCAGGATGGAAACCCGGCAGGAGAGGGCACCGTCACCGGGGAGGCTCACAACG GCTGGATTGATGTAACCTGGGATGCTGGCGGCTCTAACTCTTACCGTATGGGCGCTGAAGGGAAGTTTGACCTCAAGCTTGCTCCAGGGTACGACCCTGAGTCGGCTGCCACAGCGCCATCACCCAAACCTGTCTCATCCACTGTTTCAGGTCCCGCCTCCTCCACGGTGGGACCCTCTGTGACTCCCGTGGCCCTTGGCggaaccaccaccaccacttcaTCCTCAtcgtcctccacctcctcctcttcgCAGCAGCCTTCTTGGAGCAGCCTGGTGAAAAATAACTGTCCTGACAAAGGTGGGGCCAGCTCCTCCAGCAGGAAGGGCAGCAGCAGCTCGGTCTGCAGCGTTGCTTCCTCCTCTGACATTAGCCTGAGCTCTGCCGCTGGGCTTCCTGGCATAGGGGGTCTGCAGCCGGAGAGGAAGGCCGAGGGGCTGCTTCTTGACCAGGGTGTTGGGGTTGGTGGAGTAACGGGAGGAGTGGTCGGCTCTGATGGCCATCAGCAGGAGCCGATCGTTGTGCTGTCTTCTGCTGCAGAAGGTGGTTCTGGTTCAGCATCCAGCTCTGGGACACTTACCGCTGACACATCTGCAACCGGAGACGAACATCACTCACCGGCAGCCACGGCTGCCACCGACCCAGCAGCGGCCATCTCCATGGGGCTGGTGAGCGTGAGCTCCCCTGACGTCAGCTCGGTGTCCGAGTCATCCAGCAAGGATACGCATGCTCAGAGGCCTCTGTGCTCCGCGGCCAACACACGGCTGTCAGTTAGCTCCCTGCTAGCTGCCGGTGCTCCTATGAGCTCCAGTGCCAGTGTGCCCAATCTTTCATCCCGAGAGGCCAGCCTTATGGAGTCATTTGTGCGCAGAGCACCCAACATGTCGCGCACCAATGCCACCAACAACATGAACCTGAGCCGCAGCAGCAGTgacaacaacacaaacacattgGGCAGGAACGTCATGAGTACTGCCA CTTCTCCTCTTATGGGTGCTCAGAGCTTTCCTAATCTCACTACTACTGGCACCACCTCCACCGTTACCATGTCAACTTCCATAGTAACCAGCGGCAATAATGTAGCCACAGCTACCACGGGTTTGTCAGTGGGCCAGTTGCTAAGCAACACCCTGACGACAAGCCTGACGTCCACGTCCAGTGAGAGCGACACAGGACAGGAGGCTGAGTTCTCCCTCTATG ACTTCCTGGACAGCTGCCGTGCCAACACACTGTTGGCTGAGCTGGACGATGAGGAAGACCTCCCGGAGCCtgatgacgatgatgatgaaaatgaaGATGACAATCAGGAGGATCAGGAGTATGAGGAGGTCCTG gaggaggaggagtatgAGACCAAGGGAGGACGCAGGAGGACATGGGATGATGATTTTGTCCTAAAGAGACAGTTCTCTGCTTTGGTCCCTGCTTTTGACCCCCGACCAGGAAGAACTAATGTCCAGCAGACCACTGACTTGGAGATCCCCCCACCAG GAACACCTCGATCGGAGGTTCGGGAAGAAGTAGAGTGTGCTCCGTCTCCTCACCTCGTGCTCACTCTCAAG GTAGCTGGGCTGGGGACAACCCGTGAAGTTGAGCTTCCACTGTCCAATTACAAGTTGACCATCTTCTACTACGTCCAGCGGCTGCTGCAGCTCTCCTGCAGCGGATCTGTGAAGACGGACAAACTGCGGCGCATCTGGGAGCCCACATACAC GATCATGTACAGGGAGCTCAAAGACTCCGATAAGGAGAAAGAAAGTGGCAAGATG GAGTTCTTTGAACAAGGCGTCGGTGTTGGGGGTCGTTCAGGTGGTCTGAGCCCAACCTCGCTTTCAGCCAGTCAGAACAGTGAGATCCTGGGTTGGGCAAGGGAGGCAGCGCAGGCCAAAGCAGGCTGCAGCCAGAACGCCTGTGGAGTGGAGGATGTCTTACAGCTGCTGCGCATACTGTACATCATTGGAAGAGATTCAGCCTCGAGTTCACGCACACTGCAGGAGG aTGTTGAAGAGCTGCAGTTCAATGCAGCACCAGAGGAGTTCACCAGCAAAAAGATCACCACCAAGATTCTGCAGCAGATCGAG GAGCCTTTGGCTCTCGCCAGCGGAGCGCTGCCCGACTGGTGTGAACAGCTCACCTCAAAGTGCCCTTTCCTGATCCCCTTTGAGACCAGACAGCTGTATTTCACCTGCACTGCCTTTGGGGCCTCCAG GGCAATAGTGTGGCTCCAGAACCGGCGGGAGGCGACCGTGGAGCGCTCCCGGCCATCCACCACAGTGCGGCGGGACGATCCTGGAGAGTTCAGGGTGGGCCGGCTCAAACACGAGCGAGTCAAAGTTCCTCGAGGAGACTCCATGATGGAATGGGCTGAGTCTGTCATGCAGATCCATGCTGACAGGAAGTCGGTGCTGGAG GTGGAGTTTCAGGGTGAGGAGGGAACAGGTCTCGGTCCGACTCTTGAGTTTTACGCTCTGGTGGCAGCAGAGTTTCAAAGAACATCTCTGGGTGTCTGGCTGTGTGACGACGACTTCCCCGATGACGAGTCCCGACAG GTGGACCTCGGTGGGGGTCTGAAGCCCCCTGGCTTCTACGTTCAGCGTTCCTGCGGGCTGTTCTCGGCTCCATTCCCTCAGGACAGCGAGGAGCTGGATGGAATCACAAAACTCTTCCATTTCCTGGGAGTTTTTTTGGCCAAGTGCATCCAGGACAACCGGCTGGTGGACCTGCCAATCTCTCAGTCCTTCTTCAAGCTGCTCTGCATGGGGGACATCAAATCCAACATGAGCAAGCTGCTGTACCAGTCGCGTGGTTCCCCGCAGGGTCACATGCCCGAGCGGCCCCAGTCGCAGCCCTTCCTGCTGCTGTCAGAGCTGCAGTCAGAAGCGTCCACAGAGGAGAGCCAGGAGACCTACTCAGTGGGCAGCTTCGACGAGGACTCAAAGTCCGAGTTCATCATGGACCCGCCTAAACCCAAACCGCCCGCCTGGTACCACGGCATCCTGACCTGGGATGACTTCCAGCTGGTCAACCCTCACAG AGCCCGTTTTCTGAAGGAAGTGAAGGAGCTGGCAGTGAAGAGAAGACAGATTTTGGCCAACAAGAGTTTGTCTGAGGATGAGAAGAACACCAGACTGCAGGACCTGATGCTGAGGAACCCACTGGGCTCTGGACCTCCCCTCAGCATCGAGGACCTCGG GCTCAACTTTCAGTTTTGTCCGTCCTCCAAAGTTCATGGATTTTCTGCTGTGGATCTCAAACCAAACGGAGATGATGAG